From one Desmospora activa DSM 45169 genomic stretch:
- the wecB gene encoding non-hydrolyzing UDP-N-acetylglucosamine 2-epimerase, which yields MKVLTIIGARPQFIKAAPVSRELRRHAHEVLVHSGQHYDAAMSDVFFEELEIPRPDYHLGIGSKSHGEQTGEMLARVERVLIEEKPDWVMVYGDTNTTLAGALAAAKLDIPVAHVEAGLRSFNRKMPEEINRVLTDHVSRLLFCPTDTAVSHLQREGITAGVYQVGDVMVDALLHNRQLAQQSSRVLDQFNLVPKGYILATWHRAENTDDPARLASIAAALNALQQPTVLPLHPRTRQRLEQASLKLDNPQLHLLTPVGYLDMLQLEANASLILTDSGGVQKEAFLLQVPCVTMRDETEWTETVEQGANRLVGADSQAILQAVEEINVDFNRVQPVFGDGRASKRIIETLTQQI from the coding sequence ATGAAAGTACTTACCATCATAGGCGCAAGGCCCCAATTTATCAAGGCAGCACCGGTTTCCCGTGAATTGCGTCGTCACGCTCACGAAGTATTGGTTCATTCCGGTCAACATTATGATGCCGCGATGTCGGATGTGTTTTTTGAGGAATTGGAAATTCCACGACCCGATTATCATTTGGGGATCGGATCCAAATCCCACGGCGAACAAACAGGAGAAATGCTGGCAAGAGTGGAAAGGGTGTTGATAGAGGAAAAACCGGATTGGGTGATGGTGTATGGGGATACCAACACGACATTGGCGGGAGCGTTGGCTGCGGCCAAACTGGATATCCCTGTCGCTCATGTGGAAGCGGGATTGCGCAGCTTTAACCGGAAAATGCCGGAAGAGATCAATCGCGTGTTGACGGACCATGTTTCGCGGTTGTTGTTTTGCCCGACAGACACCGCCGTATCACATCTGCAACGAGAGGGTATCACCGCGGGGGTTTATCAGGTGGGTGATGTGATGGTGGACGCTCTTTTGCACAATCGGCAATTGGCGCAACAGTCTTCCCGCGTATTGGATCAATTCAATCTCGTTCCGAAGGGATACATACTCGCTACTTGGCACCGAGCGGAAAATACCGATGATCCTGCTCGTTTGGCTTCAATCGCCGCAGCGCTCAACGCCTTGCAGCAACCAACCGTCCTTCCTCTTCACCCGCGCACCCGGCAGCGCTTGGAGCAGGCGAGCTTAAAATTGGATAATCCCCAACTGCACCTGCTCACTCCCGTCGGTTATCTAGACATGTTGCAATTGGAAGCAAACGCATCCCTGATCTTGACCGATTCAGGAGGCGTACAAAAAGAAGCGTTTCTGTTGCAAGTGCCTTGTGTCACCATGCGGGATGAAACCGAATGGACAGAGACGGTAGAGCAAGGAGCAAACCGATTGGTCGGTGCAGACAGTCAGGCCATTCTACAAGCGGTGGAAGAAATAAACGTCGATTTTAATCGTGTTCAGCCCGTGTTTGGCGATGGGCGGGCATCAAAACGAATTATCGAGACATTGACCCAGCAAATCTGA
- a CDS encoding DNA-directed RNA polymerase subunit beta — MQGKEQKQPHEREADQNKNRLEDKISRPPQQHEPAIAAGSELDTELERDGVEVEREEMDRASITRMKSEESSDDEDTVSEREQQQQEQAILDQWETILPTSDRAEFPSTEEDQRAETDKGEPESDQCAPIIEDKQEPAGRLIWKKGEGASAGEGTIPAGSGQLQQEQAAETSEEVNTFQVAPALSQEIAPKSEIDEEPERKRGIRTGWKVLLYLFLGLPVLAAVALIGGLLIGYSVVGEDSAGEIFSRDLWQHLYDLIYG; from the coding sequence ATGCAGGGGAAAGAGCAAAAACAGCCCCATGAAAGGGAAGCTGACCAAAACAAAAACCGTTTGGAAGATAAAATCAGCCGTCCGCCACAACAACATGAGCCTGCGATTGCAGCGGGTTCAGAGCTGGATACGGAGCTGGAACGGGATGGGGTGGAGGTTGAGCGGGAAGAGATGGACCGTGCGTCGATCACGCGAATGAAATCGGAAGAGTCCTCCGATGATGAGGACACTGTGTCGGAACGAGAACAACAGCAACAGGAACAAGCCATCCTCGACCAGTGGGAGACTATATTGCCCACTTCCGACCGAGCAGAGTTCCCGTCAACGGAAGAAGACCAACGAGCGGAGACAGACAAAGGCGAACCGGAATCAGATCAATGTGCTCCGATTATCGAAGATAAACAGGAGCCCGCGGGCCGATTGATTTGGAAAAAAGGGGAAGGAGCAAGCGCCGGCGAGGGGACCATTCCTGCCGGTTCAGGGCAACTGCAACAAGAGCAAGCGGCTGAGACCTCAGAAGAAGTTAATACTTTCCAAGTTGCGCCAGCCTTATCGCAGGAAATCGCGCCTAAATCCGAAATCGATGAAGAACCTGAAAGAAAGCGAGGCATTCGCACAGGTTGGAAAGTACTGCTCTATCTATTTCTTGGACTTCCGGTATTGGCAGCTGTTGCATTGATTGGAGGATTGTTAATCGGTTATAGTGTTGTTGGGGAAGATTCCGCTGGAGAAATCTTTTCGCGGGATCTCTGGCAACATCTATATGATCTCATCTACGGGTAG
- the murA gene encoding UDP-N-acetylglucosamine 1-carboxyvinyltransferase, translated as MEKIIVRGGNRLKGRVKVHGAKNAVLPIIAASILSARGTNVIQDVPMLEDVKTITELLQSLGIAAELKDETITVNAEKLNVTEAPYELVRKMRASFLVMGPLLARKKHGRIPLPGGCAIGSRPIDQHLKGLEAMGAQFEIDQGAIYGHVPDRLRGARIYLDVASVGATENIMMAAALAEGRTIIENAACEPEIVDLANFINAMGGRVRGAGTDTIRIDGVDFLHGTEYAVIPDRIEAGTYMVAGAITRGEVFVEGAISDHLNPLIAKMREMGVEVLEGENGIHVRAESPLKPVDVKTLPYPGFPTDMQSQIMALLLTAEGNGMLTETVFENRFMHVEEMKRMGAKMKIDGRSVLIEGGHPLSGAQVKATDLRAGAALVLVGLVAEGATEVTDLHHIDRGYVGLVEKLSALGADIVRVNEDEEEQQRLQQHSYA; from the coding sequence TTGGAAAAAATCATCGTCCGGGGCGGCAACCGGCTAAAAGGTCGTGTCAAAGTTCACGGAGCAAAAAACGCTGTCTTACCGATTATCGCTGCGTCGATTTTGTCGGCGCGAGGCACCAACGTTATTCAGGATGTCCCGATGTTGGAAGATGTGAAGACGATTACGGAATTGTTGCAAAGCTTGGGTATTGCCGCAGAATTGAAGGATGAAACCATCACCGTCAACGCAGAAAAATTGAATGTAACAGAAGCCCCCTATGAATTGGTGAGAAAGATGAGAGCCTCATTTCTTGTGATGGGGCCGCTTTTGGCGCGTAAAAAACACGGTCGCATTCCGTTGCCGGGAGGGTGTGCCATCGGCAGCCGTCCAATCGATCAACACCTGAAAGGCCTGGAAGCGATGGGGGCCCAATTTGAGATTGACCAGGGTGCGATTTATGGACATGTGCCGGATCGGCTGCGGGGTGCTCGTATTTACTTGGATGTAGCCAGCGTAGGAGCCACGGAAAATATTATGATGGCCGCTGCACTGGCGGAAGGGCGGACCATTATCGAAAATGCCGCCTGTGAACCGGAGATCGTCGACTTGGCCAACTTTATCAATGCCATGGGTGGGCGTGTGCGCGGAGCGGGTACGGATACCATTCGCATCGACGGCGTCGATTTTCTGCATGGGACCGAGTATGCGGTTATTCCCGATCGAATTGAAGCGGGTACCTATATGGTGGCAGGCGCCATCACTCGTGGGGAAGTGTTTGTGGAAGGGGCGATTTCCGATCACCTCAACCCCTTGATCGCTAAGATGCGAGAGATGGGCGTGGAAGTGTTGGAAGGGGAAAACGGGATTCACGTCCGGGCCGAGTCGCCTCTAAAACCGGTGGATGTAAAAACCTTACCCTATCCTGGTTTTCCCACCGATATGCAGTCGCAGATTATGGCGCTGCTGCTGACGGCGGAGGGTAACGGCATGTTGACGGAGACGGTTTTTGAAAATCGCTTTATGCATGTGGAAGAGATGAAACGCATGGGCGCCAAAATGAAAATCGACGGCCGTTCCGTCTTGATCGAAGGCGGACATCCCCTCTCTGGTGCACAGGTGAAAGCGACGGATCTGCGTGCCGGTGCTGCGCTTGTATTGGTCGGGTTGGTGGCCGAGGGAGCAACGGAAGTGACGGACCTTCACCACATTGACCGGGGTTATGTCGGCCTGGTTGAAAAATTGTCCGCTCTGGGTGCCGATATTGTGCGTGTCAACGAAGATGAAGAAGAACAGCAACGACTTCAACAGCACTCTTACGCTTAA
- a CDS encoding CDP-alcohol phosphatidyltransferase family protein encodes MNVPNMITLCRFILIPLYLLLFFSDIPNRMYWSFGVLLLAGLTDVVDGYLARRSRQVTQLGSMLDPLVDKLMVLAVFLSLLLTQRVGFVATAAVFIRDLGMIVTTAFFHFQRKATISANLMGKMTTVLYYIALFLLIFDQPGAEMFLWGVIVFSFLTSFVYLFQFKLLNQKWM; translated from the coding sequence ATGAATGTACCTAACATGATCACTTTGTGCCGGTTTATTTTGATTCCATTGTATTTGCTCTTATTTTTTTCCGATATTCCAAACCGGATGTATTGGTCATTTGGAGTGCTGTTGTTGGCGGGCTTGACCGATGTGGTTGATGGTTATCTGGCTCGCCGCAGCCGACAAGTGACCCAGCTGGGGAGTATGCTGGATCCCCTGGTTGACAAATTGATGGTGTTAGCTGTTTTTCTCTCCCTCCTTCTGACGCAGCGTGTCGGCTTTGTTGCGACAGCAGCCGTTTTTATACGTGACCTCGGAATGATTGTGACTACCGCTTTTTTTCATTTCCAAAGGAAAGCGACGATATCCGCTAATCTGATGGGGAAAATGACAACGGTATTGTACTATATTGCACTTTTTCTGCTAATATTTGATCAACCCGGTGCTGAGATGTTTTTGTGGGGTGTGATTGTTTTCTCATTTCTCACCTCTTTTGTCTATCTCTTTCAATTTAAGTTGCTGAATCAGAAATGGATGTAA
- a CDS encoding NAD-dependent malic enzyme translates to MPERNIIRSLFVETPSIPGNLGKVATAIGMAGGDIGEVETVQVGPTSTMRNITVHCDDDEHLEQVLTAIKKLEDGIILHTVSDDVLRAHEGGKIQVKSRLDVRSLADLRRVYTPGVANVCRTIEQEPEKAWIYTSIGNSVAIVTDGTAILGLGDIGPLAGMPVMEGKAVLFDRFAGISGVPILLNTKDPDEIVETVKRISPTFGGILLEDIGSPHCFEVEERLKKELPIPVMHDDQHGTAVVTLAAVISACKSAGVELKNAAVGQIGLGAAGLAIVRMFQAYGIEKLYGADKSDKAKERLQEIGGEAVADLEEMMERADIIVATTGVPGLIKPEWVRPGQVILALSNPKPEIEPETALEAGAAFAADGRSVNNVLGFPGIFRGVLNARAPEITHPMLVAAAEAIASCTKKGELVPHPLDPQVHQEVAEAVETVARKG, encoded by the coding sequence TTGCCGGAAAGAAATATTATACGCTCTCTTTTTGTGGAAACGCCATCGATTCCCGGAAATCTGGGGAAAGTGGCAACAGCGATCGGGATGGCTGGAGGAGATATCGGAGAGGTGGAAACTGTCCAAGTGGGCCCCACTTCCACGATGCGCAATATTACTGTTCATTGTGATGACGACGAACATCTGGAGCAGGTGCTGACAGCTATCAAGAAGCTAGAAGATGGCATTATTCTTCATACGGTATCCGATGATGTGCTTAGAGCCCATGAAGGTGGAAAGATTCAAGTTAAGAGTCGCCTCGATGTGCGTTCTTTGGCTGATTTGCGGCGTGTATATACGCCGGGGGTGGCCAATGTTTGTCGTACGATTGAACAAGAACCGGAAAAAGCCTGGATCTATACGAGCATCGGCAACTCGGTGGCGATTGTAACCGATGGTACGGCCATTCTGGGATTGGGTGACATTGGGCCGTTGGCGGGTATGCCGGTGATGGAAGGAAAGGCGGTTCTATTTGATCGTTTTGCCGGGATCAGCGGGGTTCCCATTTTGCTGAATACAAAAGATCCCGATGAGATTGTAGAGACGGTGAAGCGGATCTCCCCCACCTTTGGTGGCATTTTGTTGGAAGACATCGGCTCCCCCCATTGTTTTGAAGTGGAAGAGCGTCTGAAAAAAGAGTTACCGATCCCAGTTATGCACGATGACCAGCATGGGACAGCGGTGGTTACCCTGGCAGCTGTCATCTCTGCCTGTAAAAGCGCAGGCGTCGAATTGAAAAACGCTGCCGTGGGACAAATCGGATTGGGTGCCGCTGGTTTAGCGATTGTACGCATGTTTCAGGCATATGGGATTGAGAAGCTGTATGGAGCGGATAAATCCGATAAAGCGAAGGAACGGTTACAGGAGATCGGTGGAGAAGCCGTGGCTGATTTAGAAGAAATGATGGAGCGTGCGGATATTATTGTGGCAACGACCGGTGTTCCTGGGTTGATTAAGCCGGAATGGGTCCGCCCGGGTCAAGTGATCCTGGCTTTGTCCAACCCCAAACCGGAAATTGAACCGGAGACGGCGTTGGAAGCAGGAGCGGCTTTTGCTGCTGACGGGCGCTCGGTCAACAATGTATTGGGCTTTCCGGGAATCTTCCGTGGTGTTCTCAATGCCCGTGCACCGGAAATCACCCATCCGATGTTGGTGGCAGCAGCGGAGGCCATCGCCTCCTGTACGAAAAAAGGGGAGTTGGTTCCCCATCCCCTCGACCCACAAGTACACCAGGAAGTGGCCGAGGCAGTGGAAACAGTCGCTCGAAAAGGATAA
- the spoIIID gene encoding sporulation transcriptional regulator SpoIIID yields MHDYIKERTIKIGRYFVETRNTVRTIAKEFGVSKSTVHKDLTERLPEINSDLANQVKEILEYHKSIRHLRGGEATKIKYTRTRSKSEKKDLETTAQV; encoded by the coding sequence GTGCACGACTACATCAAAGAGCGGACGATCAAAATAGGGCGTTATTTCGTGGAAACCCGAAACACCGTCCGCACAATCGCGAAAGAGTTTGGGGTTTCCAAAAGTACGGTGCATAAAGACTTGACGGAAAGACTGCCCGAAATCAACTCCGATCTGGCCAACCAAGTAAAGGAGATTCTGGAATATCACAAATCCATTCGTCATCTTCGCGGTGGAGAAGCAACAAAAATTAAATATACACGCACCCGATCGAAGTCAGAGAAGAAAGATTTAGAAACCACCGCCCAGGTCTAG
- a CDS encoding M23 family metallopeptidase → MKPEDNKPNKTVEKISSLKWKRLFSKKWFFPAVYLASAALILSLVWWYQGAQDRDVTNPNTGLEQELGQETVPASKQAQNMIHPFQEDSEAVETMGYYDEAGSEKTKEAALVQYANTYWPHSGINYARKDGKTFDVLATLDGKVTRVEEHPLNGQQVEVEHSDGLVTVYQSLDQIQVKKGQSLSQGDIIGKAGRNKFEKEAGIHLHYEVRKDGESVNPASYLK, encoded by the coding sequence ATGAAACCTGAAGACAATAAACCGAACAAAACGGTTGAAAAAATTTCTAGTCTCAAATGGAAGCGTTTATTTTCAAAAAAGTGGTTCTTCCCCGCCGTCTACTTGGCATCTGCAGCACTTATTCTCAGCCTGGTGTGGTGGTATCAGGGCGCCCAAGATCGCGATGTCACCAATCCCAACACGGGCTTGGAACAAGAACTGGGCCAAGAGACGGTCCCAGCCAGCAAACAAGCGCAAAATATGATACACCCCTTCCAAGAAGATTCAGAAGCGGTTGAAACGATGGGCTATTACGATGAAGCCGGTTCTGAAAAAACAAAAGAGGCTGCATTGGTTCAATACGCCAACACATACTGGCCTCACTCCGGGATCAATTATGCCCGCAAAGATGGAAAAACCTTTGATGTCCTGGCAACACTGGACGGAAAGGTGACTCGGGTAGAAGAGCATCCCCTCAATGGTCAGCAAGTGGAAGTGGAACACAGCGATGGTCTGGTAACCGTCTATCAAAGTTTGGATCAAATCCAGGTGAAAAAAGGACAATCGCTTTCCCAAGGTGATATCATCGGCAAAGCAGGCCGCAATAAGTTTGAAAAAGAAGCTGGCATCCATTTGCACTATGAAGTGCGGAAGGACGGCGAATCCGTCAACCCGGCTTCCTATCTGAAATGA
- a CDS encoding glycosyltransferase family 4 protein, with product MSLNVLVISHMYPNPANPMSGIFVHNQVKALAKEGVQMQVVSPIPRFPLYPKWRDYRKFPVTATMADIPIRYVPTWMFPGGLFFSVYGYLYYSSLYRVLSEWRRTSSFDLIHCHTIYPDGYAGTLLKKTFQVPIVTTIHGSDIRLYPFKSAGVYRRTENALNDSDHVVTVSERLKRDIRQLATGVDVTTIHNGFDPERFFPQAQHLARERLDLPPTGKIILFVGNLYKVKGLNDLLEAFSGLAHRYPDTQLVLVGDGPLRSELKKRAREKSIHDRVRFMGRRPYDEIPLWINASDMVTLSSLSEGLPSIVLEAMGCGKPVVATNVGGISEVLQHQKTGFLVPPRQPEELQRHIEILLTDNEGLNLDMGERAYTQAGSFTWKRNAERMLNLYQQVTGKACK from the coding sequence ATGAGCTTGAATGTGTTGGTCATTTCCCATATGTATCCCAACCCCGCCAATCCGATGTCTGGCATATTTGTTCATAACCAAGTAAAAGCCTTGGCCAAAGAGGGAGTACAAATGCAGGTGGTCTCACCGATCCCACGCTTTCCTCTCTATCCAAAATGGCGGGATTACCGCAAATTTCCCGTTACGGCGACGATGGCCGATATTCCGATTCGATATGTCCCGACCTGGATGTTTCCAGGCGGACTCTTTTTCTCTGTATACGGATATTTGTACTATTCTTCCCTTTATCGCGTTTTGTCCGAATGGCGGCGGACATCCTCATTTGACCTGATCCATTGCCACACCATTTATCCCGACGGCTATGCCGGTACCTTGTTGAAGAAAACTTTTCAAGTACCGATTGTGACGACCATCCACGGATCGGATATCCGCCTTTATCCCTTTAAAAGCGCCGGTGTGTATCGACGAACGGAGAATGCGTTAAACGACAGCGATCATGTGGTGACGGTGAGTGAACGCCTAAAGCGAGATATCCGACAATTAGCCACAGGGGTAGATGTGACCACGATTCATAACGGTTTTGATCCGGAGCGTTTTTTCCCTCAGGCACAGCACCTTGCGCGGGAGCGTTTAGACTTACCGCCCACCGGAAAGATTATTCTATTTGTGGGAAATCTCTATAAAGTAAAAGGGTTGAACGACTTATTGGAAGCGTTCTCGGGGTTGGCCCACCGTTATCCCGATACACAGCTGGTACTGGTAGGTGACGGTCCACTCCGTTCCGAACTGAAGAAACGAGCGCGCGAAAAATCGATCCATGATCGAGTCCGTTTTATGGGGCGCAGACCGTATGATGAAATCCCGTTATGGATCAATGCTAGTGATATGGTTACGTTATCCAGTTTGAGTGAAGGTTTGCCTTCGATCGTATTGGAAGCGATGGGATGTGGCAAGCCGGTGGTGGCCACGAATGTAGGCGGAATCTCAGAAGTGTTGCAGCATCAAAAGACCGGTTTTTTGGTTCCGCCACGTCAACCGGAAGAACTGCAACGGCATATCGAAATTTTGCTGACGGATAACGAGGGGCTCAATCTGGATATGGGGGAACGGGCCTATACACAGGCAGGCTCCTTCACTTGGAAACGAAACGCGGAACGGATGTTAAATCTGTATCAACAGGTGACAGGTAAAGCATGTAAATAG
- the spoIID gene encoding stage II sporulation protein D, whose translation MHKGILLFVAVLIGLMIVLPASLVSIQTDGGRDAQEREKPLLSEGPDVKVYLTEEKKVVDVPLEAYIRGVVAAEMPAEFHTEALKAQALAARTYIVDRMQRGNFSDMEAMGEEAAAAQVSDTVQHQAYLPDEQLREKWKNQYQQYSQKVNEAVQATQGKVIMYDGKPIYAAFFSTSNGLTENAEDYFEESYPYLRSVDSSWDEESPKYLDEKKVSVSDLLQKLQEKTGKKVAVSAASGSGWMEVKKRTEGERVATVRVGDQDFTGRQVREALDLASSDFEWSIDENEITFRTKGYGHGVGMSQWGANLMAQQEKTAEEIIAHYYRGVDITAVEQDEE comes from the coding sequence ATGCACAAAGGCATTCTGCTATTTGTTGCGGTGTTGATCGGGTTGATGATTGTCCTGCCCGCATCGTTAGTTTCCATCCAGACCGACGGGGGAAGGGATGCACAGGAGCGGGAGAAGCCGTTATTGTCGGAGGGACCCGATGTCAAAGTATATCTGACAGAGGAGAAAAAAGTGGTGGATGTTCCCTTGGAAGCGTATATCCGCGGCGTCGTAGCGGCGGAAATGCCTGCTGAATTTCATACGGAAGCACTAAAAGCACAAGCGTTGGCGGCACGGACCTATATTGTGGATCGCATGCAGCGCGGAAACTTTTCCGATATGGAAGCGATGGGGGAAGAAGCGGCAGCCGCCCAAGTGTCTGATACCGTACAACATCAAGCTTATCTGCCGGATGAACAGTTGCGGGAAAAGTGGAAAAACCAGTATCAGCAGTATTCCCAAAAAGTGAACGAAGCCGTACAGGCGACTCAGGGTAAAGTGATCATGTATGATGGGAAACCGATTTATGCCGCTTTTTTTTCTACCAGCAACGGCTTAACCGAGAATGCTGAGGATTATTTTGAAGAGAGCTATCCCTATCTGAGAAGTGTCGATTCCTCTTGGGATGAAGAATCACCGAAGTACTTGGATGAAAAGAAAGTTTCTGTGTCGGATTTGTTGCAGAAGTTGCAGGAGAAGACAGGGAAGAAAGTAGCGGTCTCCGCCGCAAGTGGAAGCGGGTGGATGGAAGTGAAGAAGCGGACCGAAGGCGAACGGGTGGCAACGGTTCGGGTTGGGGACCAAGATTTTACCGGCAGGCAAGTGCGTGAGGCGCTGGACTTGGCCTCTTCGGACTTTGAATGGTCCATAGATGAAAACGAGATCACCTTTCGTACTAAGGGGTATGGCCACGGTGTCGGCATGAGTCAATGGGGCGCCAACCTGATGGCACAGCAAGAGAAAACGGCGGAAGAGATCATCGCCCACTATTATCGCGGAGTGGATATCACTGCAGTGGAACAAGATGAGGAATAG
- the fabZ gene encoding 3-hydroxyacyl-ACP dehydratase FabZ produces the protein MEIDVTKIQEVIPHRYPFLLVDRILECEEGKRAVGVKNVTVNEPFFQGHFPGYPVMPGVLIVEALAQVGSYAVLGLEENRGKIGFFAGIDRFRFRGQVKPGDTLHLEVEMLRVRASMGKGKGVARVGDQVVAEGELMFAIHDAK, from the coding sequence TTGGAGATCGACGTTACCAAGATTCAGGAAGTGATTCCCCATCGTTACCCTTTTTTGCTGGTAGACCGTATTTTGGAATGTGAAGAAGGAAAAAGAGCGGTCGGCGTCAAAAATGTGACTGTTAACGAGCCGTTTTTTCAAGGGCATTTTCCCGGATATCCGGTGATGCCGGGTGTTCTCATCGTGGAAGCATTGGCTCAGGTTGGATCCTATGCAGTGCTGGGGCTGGAAGAGAATCGGGGTAAAATTGGCTTTTTTGCCGGCATCGATCGCTTTCGCTTCCGCGGTCAGGTTAAACCGGGGGATACCCTTCACCTGGAGGTGGAAATGCTCCGTGTGCGCGCCTCGATGGGAAAAGGAAAAGGTGTGGCTCGTGTAGGGGATCAAGTGGTGGCTGAAGGAGAGTTGATGTTTGCCATTCATGACGCCAAATGA